In one window of Janthinobacterium sp. 1_2014MBL_MicDiv DNA:
- a CDS encoding ogr/Delta-like zinc finger family protein: protein MRVIGLPCPHCAYTVRAVKSRMMSAMFKEITYMCQNPDCGHVFVAGLEVLRTLSLSAMPKADIRIPMSQHARAAATNQLAFDLTAGC from the coding sequence ATGAGAGTCATCGGCCTGCCATGCCCGCATTGCGCCTACACCGTCCGCGCTGTCAAAAGCCGCATGATGTCCGCGATGTTCAAGGAAATCACCTACATGTGCCAGAACCCCGACTGCGGGCACGTCTTCGTGGCGGGCCTGGAAGTGCTGCGCACCCTCTCGCTGTCCGCCATGCCCAAGGCCGATATCCGCATCCCGATGTCACAGCATGCGCGCGCGGCGGCCACCAATCAGCTGGCCTTTGACCTGACTGCAGGCTGCTGA
- a CDS encoding helix-turn-helix domain-containing protein has translation MSDFKDRLRAERKRLGLSQEKFAALAGVTKDTQLNYESGARKPDSDYLMAICDAGVDSHFLLHGTPSSDELLAEESELLLGFRKLDLRGKLRLLGLVEGMSEGAAPAPAATPQVQRKQKITIKGAVGHQVNGDVTAPMTVNVANKKSVK, from the coding sequence ATGTCTGATTTTAAGGATCGTCTTCGTGCCGAGAGAAAGCGCTTGGGTTTGAGCCAAGAGAAGTTTGCCGCCTTGGCTGGTGTAACCAAAGACACGCAATTAAATTACGAGAGTGGTGCCAGAAAGCCCGACTCCGACTACCTTATGGCGATTTGTGATGCCGGCGTAGACTCCCACTTCCTATTGCATGGCACACCATCGTCGGACGAGTTACTGGCTGAGGAAAGTGAATTGCTGCTTGGTTTTCGAAAACTGGATTTGAGAGGGAAGTTGCGTTTACTCGGGCTGGTTGAGGGAATGTCGGAAGGAGCCGCTCCAGCTCCAGCTGCAACCCCACAAGTTCAGCGTAAGCAAAAAATTACCATTAAAGGTGCGGTCGGTCATCAAGTTAATGGCGATGTTACAGCGCCCATGACAGTGAACGTCGCCAATAAGAAGAGCGTTAAATGA
- a CDS encoding phage late control D family protein, with translation MSEHIPAFKVSIEDKDLTAIVSPRLINLTLTLCRGDESDQLDISLDDSDGKLALPPRGAQIALALGWQATGLVDMGKFTVDEVEHSGAPDTITLRARSANLIDTFKQQQEHSFHKTTLGAIIEAIAFRNELASGVSARLRDTAIEHIDQTHESDAAFLRRLGRKYDAVATVKNDTLLFIPINQSRTASGKALPVIPITRALGDGHRYHSAESDAYTGVRAFWHDERFARRRSVVAGVPGNSKRLRTTFATETDARAAAVAEWQRILRGLATFEMSLALGNPAVFPQSPVTVRGFKPEIDATDWLSVKVTHSLGGNGFTTRVEFETKTETVEAEREEEKDPDEGVTGVVARWKDVAAKKKKAGQEQAGAKGMLKTLEHLYKSKQAAKRAALHAWKHIEEVRDIIRENSEEVVGTD, from the coding sequence ATGAGCGAGCATATCCCCGCCTTCAAGGTCAGCATCGAGGACAAGGATTTGACGGCCATCGTCTCGCCGCGGCTGATTAATCTGACCTTGACCCTGTGCCGTGGCGATGAGAGCGACCAGCTCGATATCTCCCTAGACGACAGCGACGGCAAGCTGGCCCTGCCGCCGCGCGGCGCGCAGATCGCCCTGGCGCTGGGCTGGCAAGCCACAGGCCTGGTGGACATGGGCAAGTTCACCGTCGACGAGGTGGAACACAGCGGCGCGCCCGACACCATCACCCTGCGCGCCAGGTCGGCCAACCTGATCGACACATTCAAACAGCAGCAGGAGCACAGTTTTCACAAGACCACCCTGGGCGCCATCATCGAGGCAATCGCCTTTCGCAACGAACTGGCGTCGGGCGTGTCGGCGCGCCTGCGCGATACCGCCATCGAGCACATCGACCAGACCCACGAAAGCGATGCGGCCTTCCTGCGCCGGCTGGGCAGGAAATACGACGCGGTGGCCACCGTCAAGAACGACACCTTGCTCTTCATCCCCATCAACCAGAGCCGCACAGCCAGCGGCAAGGCGCTGCCCGTCATCCCCATCACGCGCGCCCTGGGCGATGGCCACCGCTACCACAGCGCCGAAAGCGACGCCTACACGGGCGTGCGCGCCTTCTGGCACGACGAGCGCTTCGCGCGCCGCCGTAGCGTCGTGGCCGGCGTGCCCGGCAACAGCAAGCGCCTGCGCACCACCTTCGCCACCGAAACGGACGCGCGCGCGGCGGCCGTGGCCGAATGGCAGCGCATCCTGCGCGGCCTGGCCACCTTTGAAATGAGCCTGGCCCTGGGCAACCCGGCCGTGTTCCCGCAATCACCCGTCACCGTGCGAGGGTTCAAGCCCGAGATCGACGCCACCGACTGGCTATCGGTCAAGGTCACGCACAGCCTGGGCGGCAACGGCTTTACCACGCGCGTGGAATTTGAAACCAAAACGGAAACGGTCGAGGCCGAACGCGAGGAAGAGAAAGACCCGGACGAGGGCGTCACGGGCGTGGTGGCCAGGTGGAAGGACGTGGCGGCGAAGAAGAAAAAGGCGGGGCAGGAACAGGCAGGCGCCAAGGGCATGCTCAAGACGCTGGAGCATCTTTACAAGAGCAAGCAGGCTGCCAAACGGGCGGCCCTGCATGCGTGGAAGCATATTGAAGAAGTGCGGGACATCATCCGCGAGAACAGCGAGGAAGTGGTTGGCACTGATTAG
- a CDS encoding phage tail protein, translated as MMMILGMFVFSLPTLAYHELQRQTEWKHASTARVGLRDAHQYVGPGDDTITLSGWVAPELTGSLYSLDALRMMADTGKSWILIQGTGRILGSYRITSMTEGRTILDGSGGARRVEFSIALKRDDDGVLAMVGLGDIGDLKNMLSIDGMTSSIAGAAKNAVGSVVGNVVGGITSKYGGVVSEMKDKIGGSISDAIGSAADKFK; from the coding sequence ATGATGATGATTTTAGGAATGTTCGTCTTCAGCCTGCCGACCCTGGCCTATCACGAGCTGCAGCGGCAAACGGAATGGAAGCACGCCAGCACGGCCCGCGTGGGCCTGCGCGACGCGCACCAGTACGTGGGGCCAGGCGACGACACCATTACCCTGTCGGGCTGGGTGGCGCCGGAACTGACCGGCTCCCTGTACTCGCTCGATGCGCTGCGCATGATGGCCGACACGGGCAAGTCGTGGATTTTGATCCAGGGCACGGGCCGCATTCTCGGCTCGTACCGCATCACCAGCATGACGGAGGGGCGCACCATCCTCGACGGTAGCGGCGGCGCGCGCCGCGTCGAGTTCTCGATTGCGCTCAAGCGCGACGACGACGGCGTGCTGGCCATGGTCGGCCTGGGCGATATCGGCGACCTGAAAAACATGCTCAGCATCGACGGCATGACCAGCAGTATCGCCGGCGCGGCCAAGAATGCCGTGGGCAGCGTGGTGGGCAATGTGGTCGGCGGCATCACGTCGAAATACGGCGGCGTGGTCAGCGAGATGAAAGACAAGATCGGCGGCAGCATCAGCGACGCCATCGGCAGCGCGGCGGACAAGTTCAAATGA
- a CDS encoding phage tail protein, which produces MAGRDVRLQVVFAALDKITGPLKKIMSGSGDTAKALKATSDRLRDLNAQQKNISKFRELHGGLDATRSKLEAAQQKVASLATKMKQTEAPTRAMTREFNAAVKAAGALKTAGQQQAQQLQVMRERLGAAGISTKDLATHERTLRREIEATNKTMTLQQQKLANAAAKQQRVTNATQHADKLRNKAGNLAMAGAGATATGAVLGAPVVKGLNEAKHYQTEVGRVNALGLGDKVSAEAVAFARNMKTYGTSQLDNLQLMRDGMSAFADVHHAEMVAPTLAKMKFANHAFFGEAEGADNERKFMDMLKVIELRGGLESKEKFEAQANIVQQVITATGGRVGPNEWLNMIKTGGIAAKGLKDDAFYYQMEPLVQEMSGNRVGTSLMSAYQNLYQGRTTKRSARKLDEFGLIGDKSKVTPDKAGQIAFLDPGALLGSELFRENQFEWMEKVLLPQLAKKGITEKKQVLDAIGSIFSNRTASNLYSQMYLQRVQIHKNEKLNRGAANIGQLDKLGRDTAAGKELEAQSKLANLKLTMGEKILPLYAQGLEMAIAAVQRLNGFMERNPAVAKIMITAFAVLAGLLLVLGPLMLGIAAMIGPYAMLHVMFAKMGVTGGVLTPILRGLGGAFMWAGRAVLWLGRAFMLNPIGLAITVIAGAAYLIYKYWEPIKAFFAGIWSHVKTAFAGGIGGVSSLIANWSPLGLFYRAFAGVLGWFGIALPAKFTDFGASILQRITASWAPIAAFFADIWSRLRTVCAGGMGNITALIINWSPVGVFYQAFAGVMSWFGIKLPAQFTEFGANILRGLVNGITGSMGAVKDAISNAGSSTIAWFKEKLGIHSPSRVFAQLGDYTMQGLAVGLDRSEGAPTAKVSGLAQRLTQLGAGIAIGTATALPASAFDTRAPLSQGGFGAGMTIQGDKIEITFNVQAGTDPQAIARAVSAALDQRDREKAARIRSSLRDHD; this is translated from the coding sequence ATGGCTGGTCGGGATGTGAGGTTACAGGTAGTGTTTGCAGCGCTGGACAAGATCACCGGCCCGCTGAAAAAAATCATGAGCGGTTCCGGCGATACGGCCAAGGCCTTGAAAGCGACCAGCGACCGCTTGCGCGACCTGAACGCCCAGCAGAAAAACATCAGCAAATTCCGCGAGCTGCACGGTGGCCTGGACGCCACCCGCAGTAAGCTGGAAGCGGCCCAGCAGAAGGTGGCCAGCCTGGCCACCAAGATGAAACAGACGGAAGCGCCGACGCGCGCCATGACGCGCGAGTTTAACGCCGCCGTCAAAGCGGCCGGCGCCTTGAAGACGGCGGGCCAGCAGCAGGCCCAGCAACTGCAGGTCATGCGCGAGCGCCTGGGTGCCGCCGGCATCAGCACCAAAGACCTGGCCACCCACGAACGCACCTTGCGCCGTGAGATTGAGGCCACCAACAAAACCATGACGCTGCAGCAGCAGAAGTTGGCCAACGCGGCCGCCAAACAGCAGCGCGTCACCAACGCCACCCAGCACGCAGACAAGCTGCGCAACAAGGCGGGCAACCTGGCCATGGCCGGCGCCGGCGCGACCGCCACGGGCGCCGTGCTGGGCGCGCCTGTCGTCAAGGGGCTGAACGAGGCCAAGCACTATCAAACGGAAGTGGGCAGGGTCAACGCGCTGGGCCTGGGCGACAAGGTATCAGCCGAGGCCGTCGCCTTCGCGCGCAACATGAAGACCTATGGCACCAGCCAGCTCGACAACCTGCAACTCATGCGCGACGGCATGAGCGCCTTTGCCGACGTGCACCACGCGGAAATGGTCGCCCCTACCCTGGCCAAGATGAAGTTTGCCAATCACGCCTTCTTTGGCGAGGCCGAGGGCGCCGACAACGAACGCAAGTTCATGGACATGCTCAAGGTGATCGAGCTGCGCGGCGGCCTGGAGAGCAAGGAAAAGTTTGAAGCCCAGGCCAATATCGTGCAGCAGGTCATCACCGCCACGGGCGGGCGCGTCGGCCCGAATGAATGGCTGAACATGATCAAGACGGGCGGCATCGCCGCCAAGGGCTTGAAGGATGACGCCTTTTACTACCAGATGGAACCGCTGGTGCAGGAAATGAGCGGCAACCGCGTCGGCACGTCCCTGATGAGTGCGTACCAGAACTTGTACCAGGGCCGCACGACGAAGCGCTCGGCCAGGAAGCTGGACGAGTTTGGCCTGATCGGCGACAAAAGCAAGGTCACGCCAGATAAAGCCGGGCAAATTGCATTCCTCGATCCCGGTGCGCTGCTGGGTTCCGAGCTGTTCCGCGAAAATCAGTTCGAATGGATGGAAAAGGTGCTGTTGCCGCAACTGGCCAAGAAGGGCATCACGGAAAAGAAACAGGTGCTCGATGCCATCGGCAGCATCTTTTCCAACCGCACGGCGTCGAACCTGTATTCGCAGATGTACTTGCAGCGCGTGCAAATCCACAAGAACGAAAAGCTCAACCGTGGCGCCGCCAATATCGGCCAGCTGGACAAGCTGGGCCGCGACACGGCCGCCGGCAAGGAACTGGAAGCGCAATCGAAGCTGGCCAACCTCAAGCTCACCATGGGCGAGAAAATCCTGCCGCTGTACGCGCAGGGGCTGGAAATGGCGATTGCCGCCGTGCAGCGCCTGAATGGCTTCATGGAGCGCAACCCGGCAGTGGCCAAGATCATGATTACCGCTTTTGCCGTGCTGGCCGGCCTGCTGCTGGTGCTCGGTCCGCTGATGCTGGGTATCGCCGCCATGATCGGCCCGTATGCCATGCTGCACGTCATGTTCGCCAAGATGGGCGTGACGGGCGGCGTGCTCACGCCCATCCTGCGCGGCCTGGGTGGCGCCTTCATGTGGGCAGGCCGCGCCGTTCTGTGGCTGGGCCGTGCCTTCATGCTCAATCCGATTGGCCTGGCCATCACGGTCATCGCCGGCGCCGCCTACCTGATCTATAAATACTGGGAGCCGATCAAGGCCTTCTTTGCCGGCATCTGGTCGCACGTCAAAACGGCGTTTGCCGGCGGTATAGGCGGCGTCAGCAGCCTGATTGCCAACTGGTCGCCGCTGGGCCTGTTCTATCGCGCCTTCGCGGGCGTGCTGGGCTGGTTCGGCATTGCGCTGCCGGCCAAGTTCACCGACTTCGGTGCCAGCATCCTGCAGCGCATCACCGCGTCCTGGGCGCCTATCGCCGCCTTCTTCGCTGATATCTGGTCGCGCCTGCGCACCGTCTGCGCCGGCGGCATGGGCAACATCACGGCCCTGATCATCAACTGGTCACCCGTCGGCGTGTTCTATCAGGCATTCGCTGGCGTCATGAGCTGGTTCGGCATCAAGCTGCCGGCCCAGTTCACCGAGTTCGGCGCCAACATCCTGCGCGGCCTGGTCAACGGCATCACCGGTTCCATGGGCGCCGTCAAGGATGCCATCAGCAATGCCGGTTCCAGCACCATTGCCTGGTTCAAGGAAAAGCTGGGTATTCACAGCCCGAGCCGCGTGTTTGCCCAGCTCGGCGACTACACCATGCAAGGCCTGGCCGTGGGTCTGGACCGCAGCGAGGGCGCGCCGACTGCCAAGGTTTCCGGCCTGGCGCAGCGCCTGACGCAATTGGGCGCCGGCATCGCCATCGGCACGGCCACGGCCCTGCCGGCCAGCGCCTTTGACACGCGCGCGCCGCTGTCACAAGGCGGATTCGGTGCCGGCATGACGATTCAGGGCGATAAGATCGAAATCACCTTTAACGTGCAGGCCGGCACCGATCCCCAGGCCATCGCACGCGCGGTAAGCGCGGCGCTCGATCAACGCGACCGTGAAAAGGCGGCACGCATCCGCTCGTCCCTGCGCGACCACGATTAA
- a CDS encoding GpE family phage tail protein gives MADIAGVFHWTPAAMDGFTIDELMAWRERARQRSGAE, from the coding sequence ATGGCCGACATTGCCGGCGTCTTCCACTGGACGCCGGCAGCGATGGACGGCTTTACGATTGATGAACTGATGGCCTGGCGCGAACGCGCCCGGCAGCGAAGCGGAGCGGAATAA
- a CDS encoding phage tail assembly protein, whose protein sequence is MNNDTQNSAIIELDEPIKRGDNFITSLTVRKPKAGALRGISLIELANLNVSALQIVLPRITEPTLTAHDIANMDPADLLAVGAEVAGFLASKADRLSVSPAK, encoded by the coding sequence ATGAACAACGATACCCAAAACAGCGCCATCATCGAGCTGGACGAGCCAATCAAGCGCGGAGACAACTTCATCACCTCGCTGACCGTGCGCAAGCCCAAGGCCGGCGCCCTGCGCGGCATTTCCCTGATCGAGCTGGCCAACCTGAACGTATCGGCCCTGCAGATCGTGCTGCCGCGCATCACCGAGCCGACATTGACCGCGCACGACATCGCCAACATGGACCCGGCCGACCTGCTGGCCGTAGGCGCCGAGGTTGCCGGTTTTTTGGCGAGCAAAGCCGATCGTCTTTCGGTATCCCCGGCGAAGTAG
- a CDS encoding phage major tail tube protein produces the protein MGLPRKLKNFNLFQNGVSFMGMVPEVTLPKLSRKMEEYRAGAMSGPVSVDFGNEALSLEWSAGGLIAEALKQYGAHTHGAVQLRFAGAYQEDDEGTVAAVEVVVRGRYKEIDMGAAKMGDDTTHKYTMACSYYKLMIDGATIIELDFMSGIENFGGGDTNAAIRKAIGL, from the coding sequence ATGGGCTTGCCCCGCAAACTGAAAAATTTCAACCTGTTCCAGAACGGCGTGTCCTTCATGGGCATGGTGCCCGAGGTCACCTTGCCGAAACTCAGCCGCAAGATGGAAGAGTACCGCGCCGGCGCCATGAGCGGCCCCGTGTCCGTGGACTTCGGCAACGAGGCGCTATCGCTGGAATGGAGTGCTGGTGGCCTGATCGCCGAAGCCCTGAAACAGTACGGCGCGCACACGCACGGCGCCGTGCAACTGCGCTTTGCCGGCGCCTACCAGGAAGACGACGAAGGCACCGTCGCCGCCGTCGAGGTCGTCGTGCGCGGCCGTTACAAGGAAATCGACATGGGCGCGGCCAAGATGGGCGATGACACCACCCACAAATACACCATGGCCTGCAGCTATTACAAGCTGATGATCGACGGCGCCACCATCATCGAACTGGACTTCATGAGCGGCATCGAGAACTTCGGCGGCGGCGACACGAATGCCGCCATCCGCAAGGCCATCGGCCTGTAA
- a CDS encoding phage tail sheath protein: MATDYHHGVRVIEINEGSRPIRTVSTAVLGLIATADDADPAAFPLDTPVLVTNVLAAMGKAGKTGTLYRALEAIAAQTKPLCVVVRVEEGETEAETTTNVVGGVSLDGKYLGVKALLAAQSKLGVKPRILGAPGLDTKAVTNALASVAQQLRSFVYASAYGCSNVVAATTYRGQFGQREVMIIWPDFVNWDTAIDEEASISAVAYAMGLRAKIDEETGWHKTLSNVVVNGPTGISKDVFFDLQDPATDAGVLNAKEVTTLINMGGYRFWGSRTCEAPGGFFYFESYTRTAQVLADTIAEAHFTFVDLPLHPSLVRDLLESINAKFRDLKLQGYIIDGHAWYDEQFNDKDTLKAGKLAIDYDYTPVPPLENLRFQQRITDRYLADFASRIAA; the protein is encoded by the coding sequence ATGGCCACCGACTACCACCATGGCGTGCGCGTCATTGAAATCAACGAGGGTTCGCGCCCCATCCGCACCGTTTCCACCGCCGTGCTGGGCCTGATCGCCACGGCCGACGACGCCGACCCAGCCGCCTTCCCGCTCGACACGCCCGTGCTCGTTACCAACGTGCTGGCCGCCATGGGCAAGGCCGGCAAGACCGGCACCTTGTACCGCGCGCTGGAGGCGATTGCCGCGCAGACCAAGCCCTTGTGCGTCGTCGTGCGCGTGGAAGAAGGCGAGACAGAAGCGGAAACCACCACCAACGTGGTGGGCGGCGTCTCGCTGGACGGCAAGTACCTGGGCGTGAAAGCATTGCTGGCCGCGCAAAGCAAACTCGGCGTGAAACCGCGCATCCTGGGCGCGCCGGGTCTGGATACCAAGGCCGTCACCAACGCCCTGGCCAGCGTGGCGCAGCAACTGCGCAGCTTCGTGTACGCCTCCGCATATGGCTGCAGCAACGTGGTGGCCGCCACCACCTATCGCGGCCAGTTCGGCCAGCGCGAGGTCATGATCATCTGGCCCGATTTTGTCAATTGGGATACCGCCATCGACGAGGAGGCGAGCATTTCCGCCGTGGCCTACGCCATGGGCCTGCGCGCCAAGATCGACGAGGAAACGGGCTGGCACAAGACGCTGTCCAACGTGGTAGTTAACGGTCCGACCGGCATCAGCAAGGATGTGTTTTTCGACCTGCAAGACCCGGCCACCGATGCCGGCGTGCTCAACGCCAAGGAAGTCACCACCCTGATTAACATGGGTGGCTATCGCTTTTGGGGTTCGCGCACCTGCGAGGCGCCGGGCGGCTTCTTCTATTTCGAGAGCTACACGCGCACGGCCCAGGTGCTGGCTGACACCATCGCCGAGGCGCATTTCACCTTTGTCGACCTGCCCTTGCATCCGTCCCTGGTGCGCGATCTGCTGGAAAGCATCAACGCCAAGTTCCGCGACCTGAAATTGCAGGGCTACATCATCGACGGCCACGCCTGGTACGACGAGCAGTTCAACGACAAGGACACGCTCAAAGCGGGCAAGCTGGCCATCGACTACGACTACACGCCCGTGCCGCCGCTGGAAAACCTGCGTTTCCAGCAACGCATCACCGACCGCTACCTAGCCGACTTCGCCTCGCGCATCGCGGCGTAA
- a CDS encoding phage tail protein, translated as MSTYFAILTQVGEAKLANAIALGQTLKLKKMGVGDGNGVLPIPDRAQKALVHEVRRADLNQLAIDPANASQIIVEQVLPEDVGGWWLREIGIYDEAGDLCAVANCPPSYKPLMVEGSGRTQVVRVVLIVASTAAIELKIDPSVVLATRKYADDKAAEAVMAHEAKANPHPQYLSKIDGDAKIAAAIAALVDSSPETLNTLAELADALGRDPQFATTITKALALKAPLDSPDFTGAPRAPTIPHGDSSVRVVNARALVEATQGRAGVQGLAGANTIASPANKFTVSALAVTMRNPTTGQTITKYATGALTADVSVVGANGRDQVAVIAGTASVHLYFIFNPATGITALLWSVSADAPTLPAGFSFFAYATTIRYEGANVITPMLVRGAKVFYANDSSATRVLSGGAVTSPTSPVDCSQYVPANAARAILHCELQLSSSSTAMFLLSIVVLGMQFAPVKFSIATPDTYMQGAGTVEIPLDSDRRFNYAITAGAKGGAYIAVMGYIVPNGDC; from the coding sequence ATGAGCACATACTTTGCCATTCTGACGCAGGTGGGCGAGGCCAAACTGGCCAATGCCATCGCCCTGGGCCAAACCCTGAAACTGAAAAAAATGGGCGTGGGCGACGGTAACGGCGTCCTGCCGATCCCCGACCGCGCACAAAAGGCGCTCGTGCATGAAGTGCGCCGCGCCGACCTGAACCAGTTGGCCATCGACCCGGCCAACGCCAGCCAGATCATCGTCGAGCAAGTCTTGCCCGAGGACGTGGGCGGCTGGTGGCTGCGCGAAATCGGCATTTACGACGAGGCGGGCGACCTGTGCGCCGTGGCCAACTGCCCGCCCAGCTACAAACCCCTGATGGTCGAGGGCAGCGGGCGCACGCAGGTGGTGCGCGTGGTGCTGATCGTCGCCAGCACGGCCGCTATCGAGCTGAAAATTGATCCGTCCGTGGTGCTGGCCACGCGCAAGTATGCCGACGACAAAGCCGCCGAGGCTGTCATGGCGCATGAGGCCAAGGCCAACCCACACCCGCAGTACCTGAGCAAGATCGACGGCGACGCCAAGATCGCCGCAGCGATTGCCGCCCTGGTCGATAGCTCGCCCGAAACCTTGAATACCCTGGCCGAACTGGCCGATGCGCTGGGGCGCGATCCCCAGTTCGCTACCACGATCACCAAAGCGCTGGCTTTGAAAGCCCCGCTCGACTCACCGGACTTCACCGGCGCTCCACGCGCGCCGACGATCCCCCACGGCGATAGTTCCGTACGCGTGGTGAACGCCCGCGCTCTGGTCGAGGCGACGCAGGGGCGCGCCGGCGTGCAGGGACTGGCCGGCGCGAACACCATCGCTTCGCCTGCAAACAAATTCACCGTGTCCGCGCTCGCCGTCACGATGCGCAACCCGACCACCGGCCAGACCATCACGAAATATGCCACCGGTGCCTTGACGGCGGACGTGTCGGTAGTGGGAGCGAATGGCCGCGATCAAGTGGCCGTCATTGCCGGCACCGCGTCGGTGCATCTGTACTTCATCTTCAACCCCGCGACGGGCATCACCGCGCTGCTGTGGAGCGTGTCGGCGGACGCACCCACGCTGCCGGCCGGTTTCTCCTTCTTCGCCTATGCCACCACCATCCGCTACGAGGGGGCCAACGTCATCACGCCCATGCTCGTCCGTGGCGCCAAAGTGTTCTATGCCAACGACTCCAGCGCCACCCGCGTGCTGAGCGGCGGCGCCGTGACCTCGCCGACCTCGCCTGTTGACTGCTCCCAGTATGTGCCGGCGAACGCGGCACGGGCCATCCTGCACTGCGAGCTACAGCTATCTAGCTCATCAACAGCGATGTTTTTGCTATCCATCGTCGTCTTGGGTATGCAGTTCGCGCCGGTGAAATTTTCCATCGCCACTCCCGACACCTACATGCAAGGCGCAGGGACTGTCGAGATTCCCCTCGACAGCGACAGGCGCTTCAACTACGCCATCACGGCCGGAGCTAAGGGGGGCGCCTATATCGCCGTCATGGGCTATATCGTTCCCAATGGAGATTGCTAA
- a CDS encoding phage tail protein I: protein MNKIVPTLPPNTTALERAIAVACAELVNVPVPLRDLWNADRCPVALLPFLAWACSVDRWDDAWPESIKRGTIKASYFIHKHKGTIAAVRRVVESLGYLIRITEWWQTAPPGVPGTFRLDVGVLDSGITDAMFQEMERLIADAKPVSRHLTGLALYLETRGQVRIGLSAYHGDAMTVYPWIAEQIEVRGKLVQGGAPHTIDTMTIYP, encoded by the coding sequence ATGAATAAGATCGTGCCGACCCTGCCGCCCAACACCACGGCGCTCGAGCGCGCCATTGCCGTGGCCTGCGCCGAGCTGGTCAACGTGCCCGTGCCGCTGCGCGACCTGTGGAACGCCGACCGTTGCCCCGTCGCCCTGCTGCCGTTTCTGGCCTGGGCCTGTTCCGTCGACCGCTGGGATGACGCCTGGCCCGAGTCCATCAAGCGCGGCACGATCAAGGCGTCCTACTTCATCCACAAGCACAAGGGCACGATTGCCGCGGTGCGCCGCGTGGTGGAGTCCCTGGGCTATTTGATCCGCATCACCGAATGGTGGCAGACCGCGCCACCCGGCGTGCCCGGAACTTTCCGCCTCGACGTGGGGGTGCTGGACTCGGGCATCACGGACGCCATGTTTCAGGAAATGGAACGCCTGATCGCCGACGCCAAGCCCGTCAGCCGGCATTTGACGGGCCTGGCGCTGTATCTGGAAACCCGTGGCCAGGTGCGGATCGGCTTGAGCGCCTATCACGGCGATGCGATGACGGTTTATCCGTGGATCGCCGAACAAATCGAAGTGCGCGGCAAGCTGGTACAAGGCGGCGCACCCCATACCATTGACACCATGACCATCTATCCATGA
- a CDS encoding baseplate assembly protein, producing the protein MSTPIDLTQLPAPSVVEALDFEAILAKRKAHLVSLLPEAERAAVTALLELESEPATKLLEENAYQETILRNRVNEAGKAVMLAFALDGDLDQLGANVNVARLVITPANPNALPPVAAVMEDNDAYRLRIQEAPDGLSVAGPKASYEFHARSADGQVKDASATSPAPAHVIVTVLANNDTGIADAALLATVARALNAEDVRPLGDRVTVQAAQVIDYQIEATLFIGVGPEVPILLDAARANAVRVSQPRRPLGHSIYRSACSAAVHVEGVRKVVLTGPAVDIELNATQAARCTGIHLNVVVLDE; encoded by the coding sequence ATGAGCACGCCTATCGACCTGACCCAGTTGCCCGCGCCCAGCGTGGTCGAAGCGCTCGACTTCGAAGCCATTCTGGCCAAGCGCAAGGCGCACCTGGTCAGCCTGCTGCCGGAAGCTGAGCGCGCAGCCGTCACGGCCCTGCTTGAGCTGGAATCGGAGCCGGCCACCAAGCTACTGGAAGAAAACGCGTATCAGGAAACCATCCTGCGCAACCGCGTCAACGAGGCCGGCAAGGCCGTCATGCTGGCGTTTGCCCTCGACGGCGACCTGGACCAGCTAGGCGCCAACGTCAACGTGGCGCGCCTGGTCATCACGCCGGCCAATCCAAACGCCCTGCCGCCCGTGGCCGCTGTCATGGAAGATAACGACGCCTACCGCCTGCGCATCCAGGAAGCACCGGACGGCCTGTCCGTGGCCGGCCCGAAAGCGTCGTATGAATTCCACGCCCGCAGTGCGGACGGCCAGGTCAAGGACGCAAGCGCCACCAGCCCCGCGCCGGCGCACGTCATCGTCACGGTGCTGGCCAACAATGACACAGGCATCGCCGACGCCGCGCTGCTGGCCACCGTGGCGCGCGCGCTCAACGCCGAGGACGTGCGCCCCCTGGGCGACCGCGTGACGGTGCAAGCCGCCCAGGTCATCGACTACCAGATCGAAGCCACCTTGTTTATCGGCGTCGGCCCGGAAGTGCCGATCCTGCTGGACGCCGCGCGCGCCAACGCCGTGCGCGTGTCGCAGCCGCGCCGCCCGCTGGGGCACAGCATCTACCGATCCGCCTGCAGCGCCGCCGTGCATGTCGAAGGCGTGCGCAAGGTCGTGCTCACCGGCCCGGCGGTGGACATCGAATTGAACGCCACCCAGGCCGCGCGCTGCACCGGCATCCATTTAAACGTGGTCGTGCTCGATGAATAA